Genomic segment of Thermodesulfovibrionia bacterium:
GCAAGAAATTGAAGCCAGAACCGGTGTTGAGAGCTTGCTGGGCTGGATCAAGCGTGAGGCACTCACTGAAATCAAAGACGCGGATAACTGGCAGGATTTGCATCAGGTTCTAGCTAGACATGGCCTTGAAATCAAGGAGCGCGGCAACGGGTTTGTATTGGTTGCCAACAATGGTGTGGCTGTTAAAGCCAGTTCAGTTGATCGCTCTTTATCTAA
This window contains:
- a CDS encoding relaxase/mobilization nuclease domain-containing protein codes for the protein QEIEARTGVESLLGWIKREALTEIKDADNWQDLHQVLARHGLEIKERGNGFVLVANNGVAVKASSVDRSLSKGNLTRRLGAFVPVDNSKLRYADFQGVRSFIK